One window of Chryseobacterium sp. JJR-5R genomic DNA carries:
- a CDS encoding SRPBCC domain-containing protein, producing METLSYERVINAPKQKIWDVIWNPETYAQWTQFFGHGSVIKSDWQVGGKTYFLNAEGEGLVSTIDTLDEPDHIIFKHLGTVDKDGNEDTRSREIMEWSGFFEKYILIDFEGRTKLHVEVQVDKDRREDMDAGFTKGLEMITKLAEGI from the coding sequence ATGGAGACTTTATCTTATGAAAGAGTCATTAATGCCCCGAAGCAGAAAATATGGGACGTCATCTGGAACCCCGAAACCTATGCGCAGTGGACACAGTTTTTCGGGCACGGATCCGTGATAAAATCAGACTGGCAGGTCGGAGGAAAAACTTATTTTCTGAATGCCGAAGGTGAGGGGCTTGTTTCAACAATCGATACCTTAGATGAGCCTGATCATATTATTTTCAAGCATCTGGGGACCGTAGATAAAGATGGTAATGAAGATACCCGAAGCAGGGAAATAATGGAATGGAGCGGATTTTTTGAAAAATACATCCTGATTGATTTTGAAGGCCGGACAAAACTGCATGTTGAGGTACAGGTTGATAAAGACCGGCGTGAAGATATGGATGCCGGATTTACCAAGGGCCTGGAAATGATCACAAAGCTTGCAGAAGGCATTTAA
- the gcvP gene encoding aminomethyl-transferring glycine dehydrogenase has translation MNTEQFVSRHISLNEADKQAMLEKVGVSSIEELISQTIPSSIRLEKDLKISEPLSEYEMLIHSKELASKNTDYTSYIGFGYHNTLLPSAIQRNIFENPSWYTAYTPYQAEIAQGRLEALLNFQTVVCDLTGFALANASLLDESTAAAEAMHMFFNNRTKDQKKAGANKFFVSDLVMPQTVSVLKTKAEGLEIEIVEGDHKTHTLDGSYYGVLLQYPGKNGIVLDYTEDITEYKKSDLQVVVACDPMALVKLKSPASMGADCAVGTTQRFGIPLGYGGPHAAFFSCKEDYKRDIPGRIIGVSQDMYGKRALRMALQTREQHIKRERATSNICTAQVLLAVMAGMYAVYHGPKGLNYIADQIHFKANALKNGLKALGYQIVEEPIFDTVKFTISEEDKGRLMRMMLDHKLNLNYFTEGVVSIAINESTTLDKLNYLMASFAQFKDKQTFKLEIKEGYSIPEENLRKDEILTEEVFNKYHTETELMRYIKRLERKDLSLTHSMISLGSCTMKLNAATQMLPLSWDNWGAIHPFVPVDQAGGYQEMIAELEKDLSEITGFAGTSLQPNSGAQGEYAGLMVIREYHISRGEGHRNVVLIPQSAHGTNPASAAMAGMKIVVVKNLESGEIDFEDLKAKTEQHSENLSAVMITYPSTYGFFDANIKEITSLIHEHGGQVYMDGANMNAQVGYTSPGNIGADVCHLNLHKTFAIPHGGGGPGVGPICVAKHLVPFLPSNANIRIGSKDAIEGISAAPYGSGLILNISYAYIKMLGTSGLKKATEHAILNANYLKEILAEHFPILYSNAEGRVAHECIVDFRQFKTLGIEVADVAKRLMDYGFHAPTVSFPVAGTLMIEPTESESKSEIDRFAEALIAIKHEIDEIANGEADQANNVLKNAPHTEQLVISDSWDKPYSREKAAYPLHWVRDHKFFATVARVDEAYGDRNLVCTCEPIEAYM, from the coding sequence ATGAATACAGAACAGTTTGTAAGCCGTCACATTTCCCTGAATGAAGCCGATAAACAGGCGATGCTGGAAAAAGTAGGCGTTTCAAGCATCGAAGAGCTTATTTCTCAGACCATTCCTTCCTCCATCCGTTTGGAAAAGGATCTTAAAATCTCAGAACCGCTCTCGGAATATGAAATGCTGATCCATTCCAAGGAACTGGCATCTAAAAACACCGATTATACAAGCTATATCGGGTTTGGATACCACAATACCTTATTGCCGTCCGCAATTCAGAGAAATATCTTTGAAAACCCGAGCTGGTATACGGCCTATACCCCTTACCAGGCAGAGATTGCACAGGGAAGGCTGGAAGCACTTCTTAATTTCCAGACTGTGGTGTGTGACCTTACCGGTTTTGCACTGGCCAATGCTTCATTGCTGGATGAATCCACTGCGGCGGCAGAAGCCATGCACATGTTCTTCAACAACAGGACCAAAGACCAGAAAAAAGCGGGAGCGAACAAGTTCTTCGTTTCAGATCTGGTGATGCCTCAGACCGTTTCCGTCTTGAAAACAAAAGCGGAAGGACTGGAGATTGAAATTGTGGAAGGTGACCATAAAACCCACACACTGGATGGTTCTTATTACGGAGTTTTATTACAGTACCCGGGTAAAAACGGGATCGTTTTAGATTATACGGAAGATATTACTGAATATAAAAAATCAGATCTTCAGGTTGTGGTAGCGTGTGACCCGATGGCGCTGGTGAAATTAAAATCGCCTGCATCCATGGGTGCCGACTGTGCTGTAGGAACAACGCAGAGATTCGGGATTCCGTTGGGTTATGGCGGTCCTCACGCGGCATTTTTCTCCTGTAAGGAAGATTACAAAAGGGATATTCCCGGAAGAATCATCGGGGTTTCCCAGGATATGTACGGAAAACGTGCCCTGAGAATGGCTTTGCAGACCAGAGAGCAGCACATCAAAAGAGAAAGGGCAACATCCAACATCTGTACAGCCCAGGTTCTTTTAGCAGTGATGGCGGGAATGTATGCCGTTTATCACGGCCCGAAAGGGTTAAATTATATCGCTGACCAGATCCATTTCAAAGCAAATGCGTTGAAAAACGGTCTTAAAGCATTAGGGTACCAAATCGTGGAAGAGCCTATCTTTGATACTGTAAAATTCACGATCAGTGAAGAAGATAAAGGGAGGCTGATGAGAATGATGCTGGATCACAAGCTGAACCTGAACTATTTCACGGAAGGCGTAGTAAGCATCGCAATCAATGAAAGCACCACCCTGGATAAGCTGAATTATCTGATGGCATCTTTTGCCCAGTTTAAAGACAAGCAGACCTTCAAATTAGAAATAAAAGAAGGCTACAGCATTCCGGAAGAAAATTTAAGGAAAGACGAAATCCTTACGGAAGAAGTATTCAACAAATACCATACGGAGACGGAACTGATGCGTTACATCAAGCGTCTTGAAAGAAAAGATTTATCACTAACCCATTCCATGATTTCTTTGGGATCTTGTACGATGAAGCTTAATGCAGCGACGCAGATGCTGCCTCTTTCATGGGACAACTGGGGAGCCATCCACCCGTTTGTACCGGTAGACCAGGCAGGAGGTTACCAGGAAATGATTGCTGAGCTTGAAAAAGATTTATCTGAAATCACAGGTTTTGCAGGGACTTCCCTTCAGCCTAATTCCGGAGCGCAGGGAGAATATGCAGGCCTGATGGTAATCAGGGAATATCATATCTCAAGAGGAGAAGGCCACAGGAATGTGGTGTTGATCCCTCAGTCGGCGCACGGAACCAACCCGGCTTCTGCCGCCATGGCAGGAATGAAAATCGTAGTGGTAAAAAACCTTGAAAGCGGGGAAATCGATTTCGAAGATTTAAAGGCCAAAACAGAACAGCATTCTGAGAATCTGTCTGCCGTAATGATCACATATCCGTCAACGTACGGATTCTTCGATGCCAATATCAAAGAAATCACCAGCCTGATCCACGAGCACGGCGGACAGGTATATATGGACGGTGCGAACATGAACGCCCAGGTAGGATACACAAGTCCGGGGAATATCGGGGCAGACGTTTGCCACCTGAACCTTCACAAAACATTCGCCATTCCTCACGGAGGCGGAGGTCCCGGCGTAGGCCCGATCTGTGTAGCGAAACACCTGGTTCCTTTCTTACCTTCCAATGCGAACATCAGAATCGGAAGTAAAGATGCCATTGAAGGTATTTCTGCTGCACCTTACGGTTCCGGGCTGATCCTGAATATTTCTTACGCTTACATCAAAATGTTGGGAACTTCAGGTTTAAAGAAAGCGACTGAACATGCCATTTTAAATGCGAACTATTTAAAAGAAATTTTAGCGGAGCATTTCCCTATTTTGTATTCCAATGCAGAAGGCAGGGTAGCGCACGAATGTATCGTAGATTTCAGACAGTTCAAAACATTAGGCATTGAAGTGGCTGATGTGGCGAAAAGACTGATGGACTACGGATTCCACGCACCGACGGTTTCCTTCCCGGTTGCCGGTACCTTAATGATCGAGCCGACAGAATCTGAAAGCAAATCTGAAATCGACCGTTTTGCAGAAGCGTTGATCGCGATCAAACATGAAATCGATGAGATTGCCAACGGAGAAGCCGATCAGGCCAACAACGTACTGAAAAATGCACCTCACACGGAACAATTGGTGATTTCAGATTCATGGGATAAGCCATACAGCAGGGAAAAAGCAGCCTATCCTTTACATTGGGTAAGAGACCACAAATTCTTTGCTACCGTTGCAAGGGTTGATGAAGCCTACGGAGACCGAAACCTGGTTTGTACCTGTGAGCCGATTGAAGCGTATATGTAA
- a CDS encoding DoxX family protein, which yields MKLLTILFATFILALLGTKIFQGDWNFLFSGNLGMAVFIIFTGLAHFKFQKGMAMMIPDFIPGKLFWVYFTGIIEIAAGIGLMIPSIRELTAFLLLIFYVLVFVANIRSSKKKVNIFKADYTGPGMGYLYKERIPIQIILIAWTWYFGIYLN from the coding sequence ATGAAACTGTTAACGATTCTTTTTGCCACATTCATTCTGGCTCTACTGGGGACTAAAATATTTCAGGGCGACTGGAATTTTTTATTTTCCGGAAATCTGGGAATGGCTGTTTTTATCATATTTACCGGATTGGCGCATTTTAAATTCCAGAAGGGAATGGCGATGATGATCCCTGATTTTATCCCGGGCAAACTGTTCTGGGTTTATTTCACCGGCATTATTGAAATTGCAGCCGGGATCGGACTGATGATTCCTTCCATACGTGAACTTACTGCTTTTTTACTGCTGATATTCTATGTCCTGGTTTTTGTAGCCAATATCCGGTCTTCAAAAAAGAAAGTCAATATTTTTAAAGCAGACTATACCGGCCCCGGAATGGGCTATCTCTATAAGGAAAGAATCCCGATACAGATAATCCTGATTGCGTGGACCTGGTATTTCGGAATATACCTGAATTAA
- a CDS encoding ABC transporter ATP-binding protein encodes MKTLFNYLKPHKWLLILSLALATVNQVFSLFGPAITGNILDQLVTHPNFFDKQKTMPRNLDQYLYGTDVYHGVFYFLGLLIGTAMVSRIAKAFQDYVVSVITQKFGANIFTDGLQHSMALPYQEFEDQRSGETLSVLTKVREDSVKFITNFINIFFGILVSIIFVSIYAIRLHLSIMPVYVVGIFLIAFITNLLSKRIKHIQKTIVTETTGLAGSTTESLRNIEIVKSLGLTKQEVRRLNNNTYKILGLELKKVKSIRSLSFIQGTMVNFLQQLITLTLLFLIFRNIVTPGQYLSLMFYGFFIFGPMQEIGNIIISYREAQASLNNFDKLMKKPAEDKPLTPVKIGAIDQLEFNNVSFQHLTASYKALNDISFDVKNGETIAFVGPSGSGKSTLVKLLVGLYRPKEGSIFYNKVNGNEFDFDELRNQIGFVTQDTQLFAGTIKENLLFVNPEATEEDLRIALQKSSSTALIERAEKGIDTVIGEGGLKLSGGEKQRIAIARALLRKPHLLIFDEATSALDSITEEEITSTIREISEEKNQITVLIAHRLSTIMHADRIYVLERGKVIETGSHENLLELKGLYYAMWRQQIGERKMVKPGV; translated from the coding sequence ATGAAAACATTATTTAATTATTTAAAACCCCATAAATGGTTGCTGATTTTATCCTTGGCCTTAGCAACCGTTAATCAGGTATTTTCCCTGTTCGGCCCGGCGATCACCGGAAATATTTTAGACCAGCTCGTAACCCATCCCAATTTTTTTGACAAGCAGAAAACCATGCCCCGGAACCTGGACCAGTACCTGTACGGGACTGACGTTTACCACGGGGTATTCTATTTTCTGGGACTGCTTATAGGGACTGCGATGGTAAGCCGGATTGCCAAAGCCTTTCAGGATTATGTGGTGAGTGTAATCACCCAAAAGTTCGGCGCCAATATCTTTACCGACGGTCTGCAGCATTCCATGGCCCTGCCCTATCAGGAATTTGAGGACCAGCGAAGCGGGGAAACCCTTTCTGTTCTAACCAAAGTACGGGAAGATTCCGTAAAGTTCATTACCAACTTCATCAATATCTTTTTCGGGATCCTGGTGAGCATTATCTTCGTTTCCATATATGCGATCCGCCTGCACTTGTCTATTATGCCGGTGTATGTCGTAGGAATTTTCCTGATTGCATTTATTACGAACCTGCTGAGCAAAAGGATTAAACATATCCAGAAAACCATTGTTACGGAAACCACCGGCCTGGCCGGAAGCACAACGGAAAGCTTACGGAATATTGAAATTGTAAAAAGTTTAGGCCTGACCAAACAGGAAGTCAGGCGGCTCAACAACAATACGTATAAAATCCTGGGACTTGAACTGAAGAAAGTAAAAAGCATCCGCTCGCTGAGTTTCATCCAGGGCACTATGGTGAATTTCCTACAGCAATTAATTACCCTTACCCTTCTGTTTTTAATTTTCAGGAATATTGTGACGCCGGGACAGTACCTGTCCTTAATGTTTTACGGATTCTTCATTTTCGGGCCGATGCAGGAAATCGGGAACATCATTATTTCCTACCGTGAAGCCCAGGCCTCGCTGAACAATTTCGATAAACTGATGAAAAAACCTGCTGAAGATAAACCGCTGACACCCGTAAAAATCGGCGCTATTGACCAGCTGGAATTTAACAACGTTTCGTTCCAGCACCTGACCGCCTCCTATAAAGCCCTGAACGACATTTCATTTGACGTAAAGAATGGGGAAACCATCGCATTTGTAGGACCGAGCGGCTCCGGGAAAAGCACACTGGTGAAACTACTGGTCGGGCTGTACCGCCCGAAAGAAGGTTCTATATTCTATAATAAGGTAAACGGGAATGAATTTGATTTTGACGAGCTCAGGAACCAGATCGGTTTCGTGACACAGGACACCCAGCTTTTTGCGGGCACCATCAAAGAAAATCTTTTATTCGTCAATCCGGAGGCAACAGAGGAAGATCTGCGCATCGCTTTACAGAAATCCAGCAGCACTGCACTGATCGAACGGGCTGAAAAAGGCATCGATACCGTAATCGGTGAAGGCGGATTAAAATTAAGCGGCGGCGAGAAACAGCGGATTGCCATTGCGAGGGCTTTATTGAGAAAACCCCATTTGCTGATTTTTGATGAAGCCACTTCCGCTCTGGACAGCATTACGGAAGAGGAAATCACCTCCACCATCAGGGAAATCTCTGAGGAAAAAAACCAGATTACCGTCCTGATCGCGCACCGCCTGAGCACCATTATGCATGCCGACCGGATTTATGTCCTGGAACGCGGCAAGGTAATTGAAACCGGCTCCCATGAAAATCTGTTGGAATTAAAAGGATTATACTATGCCATGTGGCGCCAGCAGATCGGGGAACGAAAGATGGTGAAACCGGGTGTATAA
- a CDS encoding helix-turn-helix domain-containing protein — MLKEGGGIFEIDFQQYEISAHSVMYIQPFQVHRVISIYDATFDTLLVSSENLNPEYLKLLKEITPAGPLLLDPETFSIASETGAVCRKLYQRKNEKLHYLMMKDACNSLVGFLMSQFPVLTHRADQPARHEVIAKDFKLLLDQHFLTVKSPSQYAGKLNISAAYLNECLKKSTGQTVSYHIHQRIILEAKRLLFHSGKSVKEIATELGYDDYPYFSRLFTKIAGMTALAFRNKNLG; from the coding sequence ATGCTTAAAGAAGGCGGCGGGATCTTTGAAATTGACTTTCAGCAATATGAAATCAGTGCACATTCCGTCATGTACATCCAGCCTTTTCAGGTGCACCGGGTTATTTCTATCTATGATGCGACTTTTGATACTTTACTGGTCAGCAGTGAAAACTTAAACCCGGAATACCTCAAATTATTAAAAGAAATTACACCTGCCGGACCTCTGCTACTGGATCCTGAAACTTTTTCCATAGCATCGGAAACCGGAGCCGTCTGCAGGAAACTTTATCAGCGTAAAAATGAAAAACTGCACTACCTAATGATGAAGGATGCGTGTAACAGCCTGGTCGGATTTCTCATGTCACAGTTTCCGGTCCTGACCCATCGTGCAGATCAGCCTGCACGGCATGAAGTTATAGCCAAAGACTTCAAGCTTTTGCTGGATCAGCATTTTCTTACGGTGAAAAGTCCAAGCCAATATGCAGGAAAACTGAATATTTCTGCCGCCTACCTCAACGAATGCCTGAAAAAATCAACCGGGCAAACGGTTTCCTATCACATTCACCAGCGTATCATTCTGGAGGCAAAGCGCCTGTTGTTCCATTCCGGTAAATCAGTCAAAGAAATTGCGACGGAGCTCGGCTATGACGATTATCCGTACTTTTCCCGGCTGTTTACGAAAATAGCCGGGATGACGGCACTGGCATTCCGGAATAAAAACCTTGGATAG
- a CDS encoding LamG-like jellyroll fold domain-containing protein, translating into MKDRSLLFKQTLKSLLLCGLTLSAFDLDAQTLAFPEATGFGRYTTGARGAANPQIYLVTNLNDSGPGSFRDAVSQPGRFVIFKVGGIVNLQSVVAVAANTTIAGQTAPGEGILFLGPRVSFTGANNTIARFMRIRYGGTSQNQDASGIANGANIILDHMTFTWGTDEVFSVNWDSNGTSPDNITIQNSIIGQGMHRHNHSAGGLMQPPPGGKISLIGNLYICNKTRNNKIKGINEFVNNVVYNWGNYGNTYGHTQSGEAYIMGGDSAGASYANIINNYFIGGPNTNPAVTTPFSVGNANFNLYGSGNYFDNNKNGTLDGALVPQNLTGYPVGDVASIMSAPYDYPMKNTTVTAQSAYDNIVAGVGASYPRRDQVDNLMVSDLMSKGTTATYVYVQSDLTTQFGFTNGGAGHIYGAPAPSDTDNDGMPDAWETANGLNPNVADALAVSTAYAPYLNIEVYINSLPNTAAPDFIIPPTNLNFTSALTAGSPAASSLTVNWNDNASNETNYVLERSSNGTAFTVIATLPANTTSYNETGLTPNTPYYYRVKATNAADASVYTSNAMVTTPPVASAPVKPTNPVPANGFNDVQLNSGSFILKWNGSANTTSYSVYFGTSPQNLTNVATVPYSATPSYQVNSLNTATNYYWRVDASNALGSVTGDVWSFRALTPSLVGNWPFTEAPLSGEQIADVTPYGNNGTLNVAYDNANVRVAGKENNALDLSTSPNTPYIASIPHQDQILFNTHSFTVSYWMKAPQSMIPTSSATSLYVLCKGSFTKNTTTGATGKRFNVEIKGGQLRFAIDDDVTKKEITSPIANYFTNNWVHVIIQRDVTTHKMRIYTNGVLSSEGDETAVTGIGEASDLVIGNIGELEFLSATNTPAPYKGAFDELKMYNYALSTTEISALYNQAVLANAELSISKNAGTVYPNPVKDQLFIKLPEYKKSSLTATVMDMYGKVIIREKLNADGTGTFNLNMAGRKASGNYILNVSGDRLNSNFKIVIQ; encoded by the coding sequence ATGAAAGACAGATCTTTACTTTTTAAACAAACACTTAAATCTTTATTGCTTTGTGGATTGACCTTATCCGCTTTTGATTTGGATGCCCAGACACTGGCCTTTCCGGAAGCTACCGGTTTTGGCCGGTATACCACAGGTGCAAGAGGTGCTGCCAATCCTCAGATCTACTTGGTTACCAATCTTAATGACAGCGGGCCGGGCTCGTTCCGTGATGCAGTGAGCCAGCCTGGCCGGTTCGTGATCTTTAAGGTGGGAGGAATTGTCAACTTACAGTCCGTTGTTGCGGTGGCTGCCAATACAACGATCGCCGGACAGACCGCTCCCGGAGAAGGCATCCTGTTCCTGGGACCGAGGGTATCCTTTACCGGAGCCAACAATACCATTGCCAGATTCATGCGGATCCGTTACGGCGGGACATCCCAAAACCAGGATGCTTCAGGAATTGCCAACGGCGCCAATATCATTCTGGACCACATGACGTTTACGTGGGGAACTGACGAAGTATTCTCGGTGAACTGGGATAGCAACGGGACGAGCCCTGATAACATCACCATCCAGAATTCAATTATCGGACAGGGAATGCACCGACACAACCACTCTGCGGGAGGGCTGATGCAGCCGCCACCGGGAGGAAAGATCAGCCTGATCGGGAATTTGTACATCTGCAATAAAACCCGAAACAATAAAATCAAAGGCATCAACGAGTTTGTGAACAATGTGGTTTACAACTGGGGGAATTACGGGAATACTTACGGCCACACGCAGTCCGGGGAAGCCTACATCATGGGTGGAGATTCTGCAGGGGCGTCGTATGCAAATATCATCAATAATTATTTCATCGGCGGACCGAATACGAACCCTGCCGTGACCACGCCTTTCAGTGTGGGGAATGCCAATTTCAATTTATACGGTTCCGGAAATTATTTCGACAATAATAAAAACGGGACTTTAGACGGGGCTTTGGTTCCTCAGAATTTAACCGGATATCCTGTAGGAGACGTGGCATCCATCATGTCGGCTCCGTATGATTATCCTATGAAAAATACAACAGTAACGGCCCAGTCTGCCTACGATAATATTGTGGCAGGCGTCGGGGCATCGTATCCGAGACGTGACCAAGTGGATAACCTGATGGTTTCAGATCTGATGTCGAAAGGGACAACCGCTACGTATGTGTATGTACAATCAGATTTAACTACCCAGTTCGGGTTTACCAACGGCGGGGCAGGTCATATCTACGGCGCGCCGGCTCCTTCGGACACGGATAATGACGGGATGCCCGATGCATGGGAAACCGCCAACGGGCTGAATCCCAATGTTGCCGATGCTTTGGCAGTAAGCACAGCTTATGCTCCGTATCTGAATATTGAAGTATACATCAACAGCCTGCCCAATACGGCTGCCCCTGATTTTATCATTCCGCCTACCAATCTGAATTTCACCAGTGCATTGACGGCTGGAAGCCCGGCGGCCAGTTCTTTAACGGTGAACTGGAATGATAATGCTTCTAATGAAACCAATTATGTTCTGGAGCGTTCTTCCAACGGAACCGCTTTTACGGTTATTGCCACACTGCCTGCGAATACAACAAGCTATAATGAAACAGGCCTAACCCCGAACACCCCATATTATTACAGGGTGAAAGCAACCAATGCTGCAGATGCTTCGGTCTATACGTCAAATGCAATGGTAACGACACCGCCGGTTGCGTCTGCACCGGTAAAGCCGACAAATCCGGTTCCGGCCAACGGATTTAATGATGTACAGCTGAACAGCGGCAGTTTCATTTTAAAATGGAACGGCAGTGCCAATACAACAAGCTATTCGGTTTATTTCGGGACAAGTCCACAGAATTTAACCAATGTGGCTACTGTACCTTATTCTGCCACGCCGTCTTATCAGGTTAACAGTCTAAATACGGCAACCAATTACTATTGGAGGGTAGATGCTTCCAATGCGCTCGGTTCCGTAACGGGAGATGTCTGGAGCTTCCGTGCCCTGACGCCAAGCCTTGTCGGGAACTGGCCTTTCACAGAAGCGCCTTTATCCGGTGAACAGATTGCCGACGTAACACCGTATGGCAATAACGGGACTTTAAATGTAGCCTACGACAATGCCAATGTAAGGGTAGCCGGAAAAGAAAACAATGCCCTGGACCTGTCCACTTCACCGAATACACCGTACATTGCGAGTATCCCGCATCAGGACCAGATTCTGTTTAATACCCATTCTTTTACCGTTTCCTATTGGATGAAGGCTCCGCAAAGCATGATTCCAACGTCTTCGGCCACCAGCTTATATGTGTTGTGTAAAGGTTCTTTTACAAAAAATACTACGACGGGAGCCACCGGTAAACGGTTTAATGTAGAAATCAAAGGCGGCCAGCTGCGGTTTGCCATCGATGATGATGTTACGAAAAAGGAAATCACTTCCCCGATTGCGAATTATTTTACCAATAACTGGGTGCATGTGATAATCCAGAGAGACGTGACAACGCATAAAATGAGAATCTACACCAACGGTGTGTTAAGCTCTGAAGGTGACGAAACTGCAGTTACCGGAATCGGTGAAGCCAGTGACCTGGTGATCGGAAACATCGGTGAACTTGAATTTTTATCAGCTACCAATACGCCCGCTCCGTATAAAGGTGCGTTTGATGAACTGAAAATGTATAATTACGCCTTGTCTACCACGGAAATATCAGCGCTGTACAATCAGGCGGTTTTGGCTAATGCAGAACTGAGCATCAGTAAAAATGCAGGAACCGTATATCCGAATCCTGTAAAAGACCAGCTCTTTATTAAGCTTCCTGAATATAAAAAATCCAGCTTAACGGCAACGGTGATGGATATGTACGGAAAAGTAATCATCAGGGAAAAGCTGAACGCTGACGGAACCGGAACTTTCAACCTGAATATGGCCGGCAGAAAAGCATCTGGAAATTATATCCTGAATGTTTCGGGAGACCGGTTGAACAGTAATTTTAAAATTGTCATTCAGTAA
- a CDS encoding sigma-70 family RNA polymerase sigma factor: MPQKEKESIISQTVSKYGGKLMSYIRPKVRNTEDAEDILQEVWYQFSSITNLSEIVNVGGWLYRVTANKITDKYRKKKTENLEDFVYEDEDGTFSIKDILLLDDSAGPEIKMFQDEIWKKLFEALDELPEKQRLAYVENELNDKTLQEIADEQGENIKTIISRKNYAVKHLRNRLRQLYQDLNN; the protein is encoded by the coding sequence ATGCCACAGAAAGAGAAGGAAAGTATCATCTCACAGACCGTTTCAAAGTACGGAGGAAAGCTGATGTCTTATATCCGTCCGAAGGTGAGGAATACGGAAGATGCGGAAGATATTTTACAGGAGGTGTGGTACCAGTTCAGCAGTATTACCAATCTGTCCGAGATCGTCAATGTCGGCGGATGGCTGTACCGGGTAACAGCCAATAAGATCACGGACAAATACCGGAAAAAGAAAACCGAGAATCTTGAGGATTTCGTGTACGAAGATGAGGACGGCACTTTTTCAATAAAAGATATTCTGCTTCTGGATGACAGTGCTGGGCCGGAGATAAAAATGTTTCAGGACGAAATCTGGAAAAAACTTTTCGAGGCCCTGGATGAGCTTCCCGAAAAGCAGCGGCTGGCATATGTTGAAAATGAGCTGAATGACAAGACCCTCCAGGAAATTGCCGACGAGCAGGGTGAGAATATCAAAACGATCATCAGCAGGAAAAATTATGCCGTGAAACATTTGAGAAACCGACTGAGACAACTATACCAGGATTTAAATAATTAG
- a CDS encoding DUF2695 domain-containing protein, which translates to MPDKDETERRRDIKRQLRKKANLEFEQSLPVSREIFKNIFDFIDAHLSEEGCDDALKLTRKFLEENQIINTDEVVSWLQNNGGYCDCEVLYNVEEQFENTI; encoded by the coding sequence ATGCCCGACAAAGACGAAACCGAACGACGCAGAGACATCAAAAGACAACTTAGAAAAAAAGCAAATCTTGAATTTGAACAGAGTCTTCCCGTTTCCCGCGAAATTTTTAAAAATATCTTTGATTTTATTGATGCGCATCTTTCTGAAGAAGGATGTGATGACGCACTAAAATTAACCCGGAAATTTCTGGAAGAAAATCAGATTATAAATACGGATGAAGTGGTCAGCTGGCTCCAAAATAATGGCGGATATTGTGATTGTGAAGTTCTTTATAATGTTGAAGAACAGTTTGAAAATACAATCTGA
- a CDS encoding J domain-containing protein, translated as MKDYYYFLGISHDASEEDIKKAYRKLSLKYHPDKNENDDFFADRFREIQEAYETLNDKGRRYSYDQNLESHQKSFRYTVPPSIKTFTANKVHAKKGEEIIITWQTQNADVVKVLPFGLEKQYGERIFKITEFKDGKFQVLLHATNSLLHKTAVQGITITEVFDTDADKFKDGVEELFRPQPRTVVNRRGMPKIVMLIWGILILAIALYFLITSFS; from the coding sequence ATGAAAGATTACTACTACTTTCTCGGGATTTCTCATGATGCTTCAGAAGAAGACATCAAAAAAGCCTATCGGAAACTTTCCCTGAAATACCATCCTGACAAAAATGAAAATGATGATTTTTTTGCAGACCGGTTCCGGGAAATCCAGGAGGCCTACGAAACCCTGAATGATAAAGGCAGGAGGTATTCTTATGACCAGAACCTGGAAAGCCACCAGAAAAGTTTCAGGTATACCGTTCCGCCTTCCATAAAGACATTTACGGCAAATAAAGTACATGCCAAGAAAGGGGAGGAGATCATTATTACCTGGCAGACCCAGAATGCAGATGTGGTAAAAGTATTGCCATTTGGACTGGAGAAACAGTATGGAGAGCGGATTTTTAAAATTACTGAATTCAAGGACGGGAAGTTCCAGGTCCTTCTTCATGCGACTAATTCATTACTGCATAAAACGGCCGTTCAGGGCATCACGATTACTGAAGTTTTTGATACCGATGCCGATAAATTTAAAGACGGTGTGGAAGAACTATTCAGGCCACAGCCCAGGACAGTGGTCAACCGGAGAGGCATGCCTAAGATAGTCATGCTCATATGGGGAATCCTGATCCTTGCGATTGCGCTGTACTTCCTGATAACAAGTTTCAGCTGA